A genomic window from Pecten maximus chromosome 6, xPecMax1.1, whole genome shotgun sequence includes:
- the LOC117328657 gene encoding tartrate-resistant acid phosphatase type 5-like has product METERTGWLVFIFLFASIQKCSAVNSTRLLILGDWGGTDTIPYKTTVEVNIAKQMGVLADTYAPQNILALGDNFYFDGVKNIMDKRFKQTYEDVFTSQSLMIPWHLIAGNHDHNGNVSAQIAYSNINKRWNFPNFYYKMSLAVPGGATMDIIMIDTVLLCGNTGLDQDGAQPTGPSDVKMADSQWVWIGNMLQLSKADYLLVAGHYPVYSIAEHGPTDCLVKQLLPLLQKYRVTAYLSGHDHNLQHLEAVTGGFTLDMFVVGAANFVDTSTKHKQSVPNGSSKFMWAKLVDFGGFAYIETVKNNMTFTFVDGRGYSVYQKVLFPRKK; this is encoded by the exons ATGGAGACAGAAAGAACAGGATGGCTAGTGTTTATTTTTCTATTCG CGAGTATCCAGAAGTGCTCCGCAGTTAACAGTACCCGGCTTTTGATACTGGGAGACTGGGGAGGTACGGACACAATACCATATAAAACGACGGTAGAAGTCAACATAGCCAAACAGATGGGTGTTCTGGCAGACACGTACGCACCGCAGAACATCCTTGCCCTTGGAGACAATTTCTATTTTGATGGAGTTAAGAACATCATGGACAAACGTTTCAAA CAAACCTATGAAGATGTATTCACAAGCCAGTCGTTGATGATTCCATGGCATCTGATCGCTGGAAACCATGACCACAACGGAAACGTGTCTGCTCAAATCGCATATTCAAACATCAACAAGCGATG GAATTTTCCCAACTTCTACTACAAGATGTCGCTGGCTGTCCCAGGTGGCGCTACTATGGACATCATCATGATAGATACGGTACTGCTTTGTGGAAATACCGGCCTAGACCAAGACGGGGCTCAGCCAACGGGACCGAGTGATGTCAAAATGGCAGATAGTCAATGGGTCTGGATCGGCAACATGCTGCAGTTAAGCAa AGCAGATTACTTATTAGTGGCGGGACACTATCCGGTGTATTCCATAGCAGAGCATGGACCAACAGATTGTTTGGTGAAACAACTTTTACCGCTATTACAGAAATATCGCGTGACAGCCTACCTCAGTGGCCATGACCATaacttacag CACCTAGAAGCAGTTACAGGTGGATTTACCCTTGACATGTTTGTGGTCGGCGCTGCCAATTTCGTGGATACAAGTACCAAACATAAACAGTCTGTCCCAAATGGTTCATCTAAGTTCATGTGGGCAAAATTAGTTGACTTTGGTGGATTTGCTTATATTGAAACCGTCAAAAACAACATGACATTTACCTTTGTAGATGGTCGAGGTTATTCAGTTTATCAAAAAGTACTTTTCCcaagaaaaaaataa